The Onychomys torridus chromosome 4, mOncTor1.1, whole genome shotgun sequence genome includes a window with the following:
- the Cd40 gene encoding tumor necrosis factor receptor superfamily member 5 isoform X1, with protein sequence MVTLLRQCVLWGCLLTAVHLGQCITCRDRQYFFNGECCDLCQPGTRLVNHCTSLTKTQCVLCNSGEYMNTWNRESRCFQHTHCEPNEGLQVKKEGTSDTDTVCACKEGLHCTSKECRRCTLHKSCGPGFGVKQMATGTADTVCEPCPAGFFSNESSTFEKCRPWTSCEAKKMAVLQEGTNQSDAVCGLQPRMRALLVIPIVMVILLILIFVAVSFCIKKVVKKPEDNKASPPDEWKGPVEIDTAPVQETLHGCQPVAQEDGKESRISVQERQLTGSMDVKHLV encoded by the exons GTCCATCTAGGACAATGCATTACATGCAGAGACAGACAGTACTTCTTCAACGGCGAGTGCTGCGATTTGTGCCAGCCCG gaaCGAGACTGGTGAACCACTGCACGTCTCTCACCAAGACCCAGTGCGTTCTGTGTAACTCAGGCGAATATATGAACACATGGAACAGAGAGTCTCGGTgtttccagcacacacactgTGAACCCA ATGAAGGGCTTCAGGTGAAGAAGGAGGGCACCTCAGATACAGACACCGTTTGTGCCTGTAAGGAAGGTCTACACTGCACTAGCAAGGAGTGTAGGAGATGTACTCTGCACAAATCCTGTGGTCCCGGCTTTGGAGTTAAGCAGATGG CCACAGGGACTGCTGATACTGTGTGTGAACCCTGCCCAGCCGGCTTCTTCTCCAACGAGTCATCCACTTTTGAAAAGTGTCGTCCTTGGACAAG CTGTGAGGCCAAAAAGATGGCGGTACTACAGGAAGGGACGAATCAGTCTGATGCTGTCTGCG GTTTGCAGCCCCGGATGCGAGCCCTACTGGTCATTCCCATTGTGATGgtcatcctcctcatcctcatcttcGTGGCAGTGTCTTTTTGTATCA aAAAGGTGGTCAAGAAACCAGAGGATAACAAG GCCTCACCCCCGGATGAATGGAAAGGTCCTGTGGAAATAGACACTGCTCCAGTGCAGGAGACCCTGCATGGGTGTCAGCCTGTCGCGCAAGAGGATGGCAAGGAGAGCCGCATCTCAGTGCAGGAGAGGCAGCTGACGGGCAGCATGGACGTGAAGCACCTGGTCTGA
- the Cd40 gene encoding tumor necrosis factor receptor superfamily member 5 isoform X2, translated as MVTLLRQCVLWGCLLTAVHLGQCITCRDRQYFFNGECCDLCQPGTRLVNHCTSLTKTQCVLCNSGEYMNTWNRESRCFQHTHCEPNEGLQVKKEGTSDTDTVCACKEGLHCTSKECRRCTLHKSCGPGFGVKQMGLQPRMRALLVIPIVMVILLILIFVAVSFCIKKVVKKPEDNKASPPDEWKGPVEIDTAPVQETLHGCQPVAQEDGKESRISVQERQLTGSMDVKHLV; from the exons GTCCATCTAGGACAATGCATTACATGCAGAGACAGACAGTACTTCTTCAACGGCGAGTGCTGCGATTTGTGCCAGCCCG gaaCGAGACTGGTGAACCACTGCACGTCTCTCACCAAGACCCAGTGCGTTCTGTGTAACTCAGGCGAATATATGAACACATGGAACAGAGAGTCTCGGTgtttccagcacacacactgTGAACCCA ATGAAGGGCTTCAGGTGAAGAAGGAGGGCACCTCAGATACAGACACCGTTTGTGCCTGTAAGGAAGGTCTACACTGCACTAGCAAGGAGTGTAGGAGATGTACTCTGCACAAATCCTGTGGTCCCGGCTTTGGAGTTAAGCAGATGG GTTTGCAGCCCCGGATGCGAGCCCTACTGGTCATTCCCATTGTGATGgtcatcctcctcatcctcatcttcGTGGCAGTGTCTTTTTGTATCA aAAAGGTGGTCAAGAAACCAGAGGATAACAAG GCCTCACCCCCGGATGAATGGAAAGGTCCTGTGGAAATAGACACTGCTCCAGTGCAGGAGACCCTGCATGGGTGTCAGCCTGTCGCGCAAGAGGATGGCAAGGAGAGCCGCATCTCAGTGCAGGAGAGGCAGCTGACGGGCAGCATGGACGTGAAGCACCTGGTCTGA
- the Cd40 gene encoding tumor necrosis factor receptor superfamily member 5 isoform X3 has translation MVTLLRQCVLWGCLLTAVHLGQCITCRDRQYFFNGECCDLCQPGTRLVNHCTSLTKTQCVLCNSGEYMNTWNRESRCFQHTHCEPNEGLQVKKEGTSDTDTVCACKEGLHCTSKECRRCTLHKSCGPGFGVKQMATGTADTVCEPCPAGFFSNESSTFEKCRPWTRFAAPDASPTGHSHCDGHPPHPHLRGSVFLYQKGGQETRG, from the exons GTCCATCTAGGACAATGCATTACATGCAGAGACAGACAGTACTTCTTCAACGGCGAGTGCTGCGATTTGTGCCAGCCCG gaaCGAGACTGGTGAACCACTGCACGTCTCTCACCAAGACCCAGTGCGTTCTGTGTAACTCAGGCGAATATATGAACACATGGAACAGAGAGTCTCGGTgtttccagcacacacactgTGAACCCA ATGAAGGGCTTCAGGTGAAGAAGGAGGGCACCTCAGATACAGACACCGTTTGTGCCTGTAAGGAAGGTCTACACTGCACTAGCAAGGAGTGTAGGAGATGTACTCTGCACAAATCCTGTGGTCCCGGCTTTGGAGTTAAGCAGATGG CCACAGGGACTGCTGATACTGTGTGTGAACCCTGCCCAGCCGGCTTCTTCTCCAACGAGTCATCCACTTTTGAAAAGTGTCGTCCTTGGACAAG GTTTGCAGCCCCGGATGCGAGCCCTACTGGTCATTCCCATTGTGATGgtcatcctcctcatcctcatcttcGTGGCAGTGTCTTTTTGTATCA aAAAGGTGGTCAAGAAACCAGAGGATAA